The following proteins are encoded in a genomic region of Corynebacterium atypicum:
- a CDS encoding SDR family NAD(P)-dependent oxidoreductase has product MSNTSFSDSSDSSGSSGGTANRADTEKTRGAGRVAVVTGASSGIGEASARALAADGWRVVVAARRWDRLEKIAAEIGGRAIALDVTDDASVARFAAQLDRVDVLVNNAGGAKGLDYLKDADLDDWRWMFETNVLGTVRVTKALREKLVASEGLIINMASMAAFTPYAGGAGYNAAKFGLRALTRVQRIEEVLDGTPIRVTEIDPGRVKTDFSLVRFKGDKKRADAVYADKLNLSADDIAEAVRWVASLPKHVNVDTMNIMARDQA; this is encoded by the coding sequence ATGAGCAACACGTCCTTCAGCGATAGCAGTGATAGCAGCGGCAGCAGCGGCGGCACTGCGAACAGAGCAGACACGGAAAAGACCAGAGGTGCCGGCCGAGTGGCCGTGGTGACCGGGGCGTCCTCGGGGATCGGGGAGGCCAGCGCCCGGGCGCTGGCCGCAGACGGCTGGCGGGTCGTCGTGGCTGCCCGTCGGTGGGACCGGCTCGAGAAGATCGCCGCCGAGATCGGCGGGCGGGCCATCGCGCTCGACGTGACTGACGATGCCTCCGTGGCGCGGTTCGCCGCCCAGCTTGATCGCGTCGACGTGCTGGTTAACAACGCCGGCGGAGCAAAGGGGCTGGACTACCTCAAGGACGCGGATCTCGACGACTGGCGCTGGATGTTCGAGACGAACGTGTTGGGCACGGTCCGTGTGACCAAGGCGCTGCGCGAGAAACTGGTGGCCTCCGAGGGGCTCATCATCAACATGGCCTCCATGGCCGCGTTCACGCCCTACGCCGGCGGCGCCGGCTACAACGCGGCCAAGTTCGGACTGCGCGCGCTCACCCGGGTCCAGCGCATCGAGGAGGTTCTCGATGGCACCCCGATCCGCGTCACGGAGATCGATCCCGGGCGGGTCAAGACGGACTTCTCGCTGGTGCGTTTCAAGGGCGACAAAAAGCGTGCCGACGCCGTCTACGCCGACAAGCTCAACCTGTCGGCCGACGACATCGCCGAGGCCGTTCGTTGGGTGGCGTCGCTGCCCAAGCACGTGAACGTAGACACGATGAACATCATGGCGCGCGACCAGGCGTAG
- a CDS encoding LysE family translocator: protein MTGSSIASLLAAWVAMMVAPGPDVVQITRQSARSRAAGVWCALGVMGGIAVWITATLVGLAALLRTHPAILSWMQLIGGSYLVLMGVRSMAGGWRTGRLAREARRVRPVAAASGAGAPDDGARDDGAPDDEAPGGGSAAHAALRGADQPCPEGPAQPGPGRAFLAGLTTNLANPKALLFFGAVFA, encoded by the coding sequence ATGACGGGAAGTTCCATCGCCTCGCTGCTCGCCGCGTGGGTCGCCATGATGGTGGCGCCCGGCCCGGACGTGGTGCAGATCACCAGGCAGAGCGCGCGCTCACGCGCGGCCGGCGTGTGGTGCGCGCTGGGGGTGATGGGCGGGATCGCCGTGTGGATCACGGCCACACTCGTGGGCCTGGCCGCGCTGCTGCGCACCCATCCGGCGATTCTCAGCTGGATGCAGCTCATCGGGGGCTCTTACCTGGTCTTAATGGGGGTACGCTCGATGGCCGGCGGGTGGCGCACCGGCAGGCTGGCCCGGGAGGCTCGGCGAGTGCGGCCGGTCGCCGCGGCCAGCGGCGCCGGAGCGCCGGATGATGGAGCTCGGGATGACGGAGCGCCCGATGACGAGGCGCCAGGCGGTGGCAGTGCGGCGCACGCCGCGCTTCGCGGCGCTGATCAGCCCTGCCCTGAGGGCCCCGCTCAACCCGGCCCCGGGCGGGCATTCCTCGCGGGACTCACCACCAACCTGGCCAACCCGAAGGCGCTCCTCTTTTTCGGCGCCGTGTTTGCGTAG
- a CDS encoding sugar O-acetyltransferase — MTRNISGFDPDAFSSLERMRSGEWYLCTSEEFAAEQRRSAELVHELNQLGNTDPERARALIQKLTLAEHAEATVFAPAFIEFGAHVSLGPGVFINAGVTILSSAEVKIGARTMLGPNCQLITPTHPTDSVAMRRGGWERAAAIELGEDVWLGAGVTVLPGVTIGSGTTVGANSTVTKSLPENCVAVGTPARVVRRCDPQRAEAETRGLAPGVPIEPLSLFD; from the coding sequence ATGACACGAAACATTTCCGGATTTGATCCAGACGCCTTCTCTTCGCTGGAGCGAATGCGCTCGGGCGAGTGGTACCTGTGTACCTCCGAAGAATTCGCGGCGGAGCAGCGCCGCTCGGCGGAGCTGGTGCACGAGCTCAACCAGCTGGGCAACACCGACCCGGAGCGCGCCCGGGCACTCATCCAGAAGCTCACACTGGCCGAGCACGCCGAGGCCACGGTCTTTGCGCCTGCGTTCATCGAGTTCGGCGCGCACGTCTCCCTGGGACCCGGGGTGTTCATCAACGCGGGCGTGACAATTCTGAGCTCCGCGGAGGTGAAGATCGGCGCGCGCACGATGCTCGGGCCGAACTGTCAGCTAATCACCCCGACCCACCCGACCGACTCGGTGGCCATGCGGCGCGGGGGCTGGGAGCGCGCAGCCGCCATCGAGCTGGGCGAGGACGTCTGGCTGGGAGCCGGGGTGACGGTGCTTCCGGGGGTGACGATCGGCTCGGGCACGACGGTAGGCGCGAACTCGACGGTGACGAAGTCTTTGCCGGAGAACTGCGTGGCAGTGGGCACCCCGGCGCGGGTGGTGCGCCGCTGCGACCCGCAGCGGGCAGAAGCCGAGACCCGCGGGCTGGCACCGGGAGTACCCATAGAGCCACTATCGCTTTTCGACTAG